Proteins from one Anastrepha obliqua isolate idAnaObli1 chromosome 2, idAnaObli1_1.0, whole genome shotgun sequence genomic window:
- the LOC129238209 gene encoding jerky protein homolog-like produces MFVEDLNEYIKNEQLTTEQIYNADETGLFWKCLPQNSLASGDEYSIEGYKESKERITALLCANAAGTHKFYKSNKRAWVTQELFLEWFNNNFVPEVREHLQRIGLEKNCKVLLLLDNCPAHPDVNAMISDNVTVKYLPPNCTSLIQPMDQGAIRSFKCQYRKFIVQKLVDSNSRHEFVKSLNIKSALWTAATSWDSVTPRVLNKVWNNLLSQDDENDSTFSIEIQSDVLIPPGFTADAISKWMECDIDVAPFAIVSDDEIVNMVNQTEEYELESNSEESDGGNTVETPTLAQAIEASSVLLKFLENYTGTGISEPDKIQVYRIQSHLLKEQMNSKRQTTLNEYFKLI; encoded by the exons ATGTTTGTGGAAGACTTAAACGAATACATTAAAAATGAACAACTTACAACTGAACAAATTTATAATGCAGACGAAACCGGTCTATTTTGGAAGTGtttgccccaaaattcattgGCGAGTGGTGATGAATATTCTATTGAGGGGTACAAAGAGTCCAAGGAAAGAATCACAGCTTTACTTTGTGCAAATGCAGCTGGGACTCACAAGT TTTATAAGTCTAATAAGAGAGCTTGGGTAACACAAGAGCTATTTCTGGAGTGGTTTAACAACAATTTTGTACCAGAGGTAAGAGAACATTTACAACGCATTGGTCTCGAAAAGAATTGCAAAGTTCTTTTGCTATTAGACAACTGTCCAGCACACCCGGATGTAAATGCAATGATATCTGATAATGTTACAGTAAAATATCTACCACCGAATTGTACATCTTTGATTCAGCCTATGGATCAAGGAGCCATTCGGAGTTTCAAATGCCAGTACCGTAAATTTATCGTGCAAAAACTTGTGGATTCTAATAGTCGACACGAATTTGTTAAATCTTTGAACATTAAGTCAGCTTTATGGACAGCAGCGACTTCGTGGGATTCTGTAACCCCACgtgttttaaataaagtttggaATAACTTACTATCTCAAGATGATGAAAATGATTCAACTTTTAGTATTGAGATACAATCAGATGTATTAATACCACCTGGTTTTACAGCTGATGCTATCTCAAAGTGGATGGAGTGCGATATTGATGTCGCACCGTTTGCTATTGTATCTGATGATGAAATCGTTAACATGGTCAATCAAACAGAAGAATATGAGCTTGAGTCAAATTCAGAGGAATCAGATGGAGGTAATACGGTAGAAACCCCCACATTAGCTCAAGCAATAGAGGCTAGTAGTGTTTTGTTAAAGTTCTTAGAAAACTATACTGGTACAGGTATTTCAGAACCAGACAAAATACAAGTGTATCGCATACAAAGTCATTTACTCAAGGAACAAATGAATTCTAAAAGACAAACTACTTTaaacgaatattttaaattaatataa